Proteins encoded within one genomic window of Lampris incognitus isolate fLamInc1 chromosome 1, fLamInc1.hap2, whole genome shotgun sequence:
- the LOC130110416 gene encoding uncharacterized protein LOC130110416, with protein sequence MTSTFWIAGALCCLTWLSEMVPAGSMRIDSEKANDFLTHSRPKRNVDPRWYRGNPDFQAYYRYYSSIGHTEGLYEIDKLRMLYQQMRHLEHTYGPNASYFQSKLGVPVVPCDPATDKKCKLLPPPPPMKGAPKPTDPPPPPPAISQADVLYLCNAKDPLCKPHIVYLPTGAVPVLCDPRYHPHCKPQKVPVAVAMPQAPPPPPPLKKMVLPPPPPVVIKKSPPAPIRTFKGMEYDCDPYWDPDCLIDHPPRPIKGKVILPPPPPAEEEEEEEKAPVEEPAPPAPIAKKVALYPYSYYHPYDPRDDLYDPSRFQYPQPAAAADELAEGSE encoded by the exons ATGACTTCAACCTTTTGGATTGCGGGGGCCCTGTGCTGCCTGACGTGGCTCTCAG AGATGGTGCCTGCCGGCTCCATGAGGATCGACTCTGAGAAAGCAAATGACTTCCTGACTCACTCCAGACCAAAGCGCAACGTGGACCCCAGATGGTACAGAGGAAACCCTGACTTCCAGGCCTACTACCGCTACTACAGCAGCATTGGACACACCGAGGGG CTGTATGAGATTGACAAACTGAGGATGCTGTACCAGCAGATGAGGCACCTGGAGCATACCTACGGCCCCAACGCCTCCTACTTCCAGAGCAAACTGGGAGTCCCCGTTGTCCCATGCGACCCGGCCACAGACAAGAAATGCAAACTGCTACCCCCTCCCccgccaatgaaaggcgcccCGAAGCcgacagaccccccccctccgccgCCAGCTATCTCCCAGGCTGACGTGCTCTACTTATGCAACGCCAAAGACCCCCTCTGCAAGCCCCACATTGTCTACCTGCCAACAGGGGCTGTGCCTGTACTCTGCGACCCGCGCTACCACCCCCACTGCAAGCCCCAGAAGGTCCCCGTCGCAGTCGCCATGCCCCaggcccctcctccccctcctcctctgaaGAAGATGgtccttccccctcccccgccagTGGTAATTAAGAAGTCTCCTCCGGCCCCCATCCGTACCTTCAAGGGTATGGAGTATGACTGCGACCCTTACTGGGATCCCGACTGCCTGATTGACCACCCGCCCAGGCCCATCAAGGGCAAGGTGATCCTGCCTCCGCCCCCGcctgcagaggaggaggaggaagaggagaaagcaCCTGTGGAGGAGCCGGCACCCCCGGCGCCCATTGCCAAGAAAGTGGCTCTCTACCCTTACTCTTATTACCACCCATACGACCCCAGGGATGATCTCTATGACCCCTCCCGCTTCCAATACCCTCAGCCGGCTGCGGCTGCAGATGAGCTGGCAGAAGGCAGTGAATAG
- the LOC130116545 gene encoding F-box/LRR-repeat protein 12-like yields MDDFKPCNLDYFPENVLIDILSYLGVRELVRAGRVCKRWRRLVKDQRLWRLVDLTAWKGVTSRILWVLLRQFLGCGLRCLRLRGLLLSARGGVFLSESWLKALSAKCPRLRKLYLLHADLRGLPSCQLLPPTLQVLELRGCELPPDFFNQSLLSEPAGLEENGGNASNVVPQQQGRGWAGKGLVSPSGIAIERLVLNNVPSFTDLHLQSLASWERLNRLELRDTFRVTASGLRSCAARDTGSGVEGLSRLKFLEIGITGRQGYQLQMASLGLGAGWLGLQELSLGGKEVGPGLLCASRLKDLQCLCLWNCTLSEMQVLRSCRVLRELRKLEFSEVFFQPRQCPPEVQGEGASEEERDNGEAEGSSGGDDDGNKKLDVNDPIPSLRRSLTTLLPRCMLVFTNCSVQINSD; encoded by the exons ATGGATGATTTCAAACCCTGCAACCTGGACTACTTCCCCGAGAACGTTTTAATTGATATTTTGTCGTATCTAGGCGTACGCGAGCTTGTCCGAGCTGGAAG GGTGTGTAAGAGATGGAGACGTCTTGTAAAAGACCAAAGACTGTGGAGACTTGTTGATCTCACTGCGTGGAAAGGG GTGACATCCCGCATACTTTGGGTTCTGCTGCGCCAGTTCCTGGGTTGTGGGCTACGGTGCCTGCGGTTGCGCGGTTTGTTGCTCTCTGCCCGAGGGGGAGTCTTCCTGTCTGAATCATGGCTCAAAGCTTTGTCTGCCAAGTGCCCACGTCTGCGCAAACTCTATTTGCTGCACGCTGATCTGCGAGGCCTTCCCAGTTGCCAGCTTCTGCCCCCAACCCTGCAAGTGCTAGAGTTACGCGGCTGTGAGCTTCCCCCTGACTTTTTCAACCAGAGCCTCCTGAGTGAACCTGCTGGTCTTGAGGAAAATGGAGGAAATGCATCAAATGTTGTTCCTCAGCAACAAGGACGGGGCTGGGCAGGAAAAGGTCTTGTCTCCCCTTCAGGGATTGCTATTGAGAGGTTAGTTCTCAACAATGTGCCCTCTTTCACAGACCTGCACCTACAGAGCCTGGCATCATGGGAGAGGCTCAACCGTTTGGAGTTGCGTGACACCTTTCGTGTGACTGCTAGTGGCCTGAGAAGCTGTGCTGCCAGGGACACCGGTTCTGGTGTTGAGGGGCTTTCTAGGCTCAAGTTTCTGGAAATTGGTATCACTGGGCGACAAGGCTACCAGTTACAGATGGCCTCCCTGGGCCTAGGTGCCGGATGGCTTGGGCTGCAGGAGCTGAGTCTGGGTGGCAAGGAGGTGGGCCCAGGCCTGCTGTGTGCGAGCCGTCTAAAGGACcttcagtgtctgtgtctgtggaactGCACACTCAGTGAAATGCAAGTCCTGCGAAGTTGTAGGGTACTCCGTGAGTTGCGCAAGCTAGAATTTTCTGAGGTGTTTTTTCAACCTCGACAGTGTCCACCAGAGGTACAGGGGGAGGGTGCAAGTGAGGAGGAGCGGGACAATGGGGAAGCCGAAGGTAgcagtggtggtgatgatgatggcaaCAAGAAACTGGATGTGAACGACCCCATTCCAAGCCTTCGTCGCTCACTTACCACCCTGCTGCCACGCTGCATGCTTGTGTTCACCAACTGTTCTGTGCAAATAAATTCAGACTAA
- the mcm7 gene encoding DNA replication licensing factor MCM7 isoform X2 has translation MMEQRGRDPADTRDPHNQYPAELMRRFELYFKAPSTAKPKVVRDVRADSIGQLVVVRGIVTRATEVKPMMAVATYTCDLCAAETYQPIQSPSFMPLIMCPSQECVTNKSGGRLYLQTRGSKFVKFQELRIQEHSDQVPVGNIPRSMTVFARGENTRVAQPGDHVAITGVFLPLLRAGYRQAVQGLLSETYLEAHSITLMNKSEDDELGTEELNEEELRSIAAEEEFYERLAGSIAPEIFGHEDVKKALLLLLVGGVQQAPKGMKIRGNINICLMGDPGVAKSQLLSYIDRLAPRSQYTTGRGSSGVGLTAAVMRDPLTGEMTLEGGALVLADLGVCCIDEFDKMADADRTAIHEVMEQQTISIAKAGIMTSLNARCSILAAANPAYGRYNPRKSIEQNIQLPAALLSRFDLLWLIQDKPDADADLRLAQHITYVHQHCRQPPTHFTPIDMKLMRRYISLCKKRQPVVPEALADYITAAYVEMRKEARVSKDTTFTSARTLLSILRLSTALARLRIVDTVEKEDVNEAMRLMEMSKDSLQADKSSTTRTQRPADVIFSLLRELATEGVMGRGGAGGVVRMAEAEQRCVSRGFTPAQFQEALEEYEELNVWQVNQARTRITFI, from the exons T TGAGCTGTACTTCAAGGCTCCCAGCACAGCCAAGCCCAAAGTGGTACGTGATGTGCGTGCCGATAGCATTGGGCAGCTGGTGGTGGTGAGGGGCATCGTAACCCGTGCCACTGAGGTCAAACCAATGATGGCTGTCGCTACCTATACCTGCGACCTGTGTGCTGCTGAGACATATCAACCA ATCCAGTCCCCGTCCTTCATGCCCCTCATTATGTGTCCCAGTCAGGAGTGTGTCACCAACAAGTCAGGGGGTCGCCTTTACCTGCAGACCAGGGGCTCGAAGTTTGTAAAGTTTCAGGAGCTGCGCATTCAGGAGCAT AGTGATCAGGTGCCCGTCGGAAACATTCCAAGGAGCATGACTGTATTTGCTCGTGGTGAGAACACACGTGTGGCCCAGCCTGGAGACCACGTAGCCATCACAGGCGTATTCCTTCCTCTGTTGCGCGCCGGCTACAGACAGGCTGTGCAG GGTCTTCTGTCAGAGACTTACCTGGAGGCACACAGCATCACCCTTATGAACAAGTCCGAGGACGATGAACTAGGCACTGAGGAGCTGAATGAGGAGGAGCTTCGCAGTATCGCAGCCG AGGAGGAATTCTATGAGAGACTGGCAGGCTCCATCGCTCCAGAGATCTTTGGGCATGAAGATGTGAAGAAGGCTCTTCTGCTGCTCTTGGTTGGAGGAGTACAGCAGGCCCCTAAAGGCATGAAGATTAGAG GCAACATAAATATCTGCCTGATGGGGGATCCAGGCGTGGCCAAGTCTCAGCTGCTCTCCTACATCGACCGCCTGGCTCCTCGGA GTCAGTACACGACCGGTCGGGGCTCATCTGGCGTGGGTCTGACTGCAGCAGTGATGCGTGACCCTCTGACTGGAGAGATGACCCTGGAGGGAGGGGCCTTGGTGCTGGCCGACCTGGGCGTCTGCTGCATCGATGAATTTGACAAGATGGCCGACGCAGACCGGACAGCCATCCACGAGGTGATGGAGCAGCAGACAATCTCCATTGCTAAG GCGGGCATCATGACCTCTCTTAACGCCCGGTGCTCCATCCTGGCAGCAGCCAACCCTGCCTATGGCCGCTACAACCCCCGGAAAAGCATAGAGCAGAACATTCAGCTGCCGGCTGCGCTGTTGTCCCGTTTCGACCTGCTTTGGCTGATCCAAGATAAGCCTGACGCTGACGCGGACCTGCGGCTTGCACAGCACATCACCTATGTGCACCAGCACTGCCGCCAGCCGCCAACACACTTCACCCCCATCGACATGAAGTTGATGAG GCGCTACATTTCCTTGTGTAAGAAGCGGCAGCCTGTGGTGCCTGAGGCTCTGGCCGATTATATCACCGCTGCCTACGTGGAGATGAGGAAGGAGGCACGTGTCAGCAAGGACACCACCTTCACCTCTGCTCGTACCCTCCTCTCCATCCTCCGCCTCTCCACAGCCCTG GCTCGCCTTCGCATAGTGGACACCGTGGAGAAAGAGGATGTTAATGAGGCAATGAGGCTGATGGAGATGTCAAAGGACTCATTGCAAGCTGACAAGTCAAGCACCACAAG AACTCAGCGCCCTGCTGATGTGATCTTCTCTCTGTTGCGTGAGCTTGCCACTGAGGGTGTGATGGGCCGTGGCGGAGCCGGCGGAGTGGTGCGCATGGCCGAGGCGGAGCAGAGGTGCGTGTCCCGGGGATTCACCCCGGCTCAGTTCCAGGAGGCGTTGGAGGAGTACGAGGAGCTGAACGTATGGCAGGTCAACCAGGCCCGCACCCGCATCACATTCATCTGA
- the aurkb gene encoding aurora kinase B, giving the protein MMQNKENRDPCGYQRPLAATGPQRVQVNPRPEKTDKNAITGPGRELVSSSSNYLPKKFSIKDFDIGRPLGKGKFGNVYLAREKNMKAIVALKVLFKSQMEKECVEHQLRREIEIQAHLRHPNILRFYNYFHDHSRVYLVLEYAPRGEMYKELQRCGRFDDKRTATYMEELSDALIYCHERKVIHRDIKPENLLLGFRGELKIADFGWSVHAPSLRRRTMCGTLDYLPPEMIEGHSHDEKVDLWCIGVLCYECLVGKPPFETASHQETYKRITKVDLKFPKVVSNEAQDLISKLLHHNPLSRLPLQSVIDHPWVRANSCRVLPPVYTTKKL; this is encoded by the exons ATGATGCAG AACAAGGAAAATCGAGATCCCTGTGGTTACCAAAGACCG CTCGCAGCCACAGGTCCTCAACGTGTACAAGTAAACCCACGTCCTGAGAAAACGGATAAAAATGCAATCACAG GGCCTGGAAGAGAACTCGTCAGCTCATCCTCCAATTATCTTCCAAA GAAATTCTCAATCAAAGATTTTGACATCGGTCGACCACTTGGAAAGGGCAAGTTTGGCAACGTCTACCTAGCAAGGGAGAAAAATATGAAAGCCATTGTGGCACTAAAAGTGCTATTTAAGTCACAGATGGAGAAAGAATGTGTAGAGCATCAGCTCAGAAGGGAGATTGAAATCCAAGCACATCTACG ACACCCCAACATCTTACGGTTTTACAACTACTTCCACGATCACAGTCGGGTGTACCTTGTCCTCGAGTATGCACCGCGGGGTGAGATGTATAAAGAGCTACAGAGGTGTGGGAGATTTGATGACAAACGTACTGCCACA TATATGGAGGAGTTGTCTGATGCGCTTATTTACTGCCACGAGAGGAAAGTGATTCATCGTGACATCAAGCCAGAGAATCTACTTCTTGGCTTTCGTGGAGAGCTAAAAATTGCTGACTTTGGCTGGTCTGTCCATGCGCCATCTCTACG GCGCCGCACAATGTGTGGGACACTGGACTACCTGCCCCCAGAAATGATTGAGGGCCACAGCCATGATGAGAAAGTGGACCTGTGGTGCATTGGGGTTCTCTGCTATGAGTGCTTGGTCGGCAAGCCACCCTTTGAAACTGCCAGCCACCAGGAAACATACAAAAGAATTACAAAG GTGGACTTGAAGTTCCCCAAGGTCGTCTCGAATGAAGCACAGGACCTCATCTCCAAACTGCTCCATCACAACCCACTTAGTCGTCTTCCACTGCAGAGTGTTATCGATCACCCTTGGGTGCGTGCCAACTCTTGCCGAGTCCTGCCCCCCGTCTACACTACTAAGAAGCTCTAA
- the cops6 gene encoding LOW QUALITY PROTEIN: COP9 signalosome complex subunit 6 (The sequence of the model RefSeq protein was modified relative to this genomic sequence to represent the inferred CDS: substituted 1 base at 1 genomic stop codon) has product MRTXFFSNKMATSDGGGMEVDGAASLSVMASGVTGSVSVALHPLVILNISDHWIRIRSQEGRPIQVIGALIGKQEGRNIEVMNSFELLSHTVDDRAHIDKEYYYTKEEQFKQVFKDMEFLGWYTTGGPPDQSDIHIHKQVCEIIESPLFLKLNPMTKHTDLPVSVYESVIDIISGEATMLFAELTYTLATEEAERIGVDHVARMTATGTGENSTVAEHLIAQHSAVKMLHSRVKIILEYVKSVEAGRVPFNHEILRETNALCHRLPVLSTVKFKTDFYDQCNDVGLMTYLGTITKTCNTMNQFINKFNVLYDRQGIGRRMRGLFF; this is encoded by the exons ATGCGTACGTAATTTTTCTCGAACAAGATGGCGACGAGCGACGGCGGAGGAATGGAGGTAGACGGGGCTG CCAGTCTCAGTGTTATGGCCTCAGGGGTCACCGGGAGCGTTTCCGTGGCTTTGCATCCTCTTGTCATCCTCAACATATCAGACCACTGGATACGCATCCGCTCACAGGAGGGACGGCCGATTCAGG TGATTGGAGCCCTGATTGGGAAACAGGAGGGTAGGAACATCGAGGTGATGAACTCCTTTGAGTTGCTCTCCCATACGGTCGATGACCGAGCCCATATTGACAAGGAGTATTACTATACAAAGGAAGAACAAT TCAAACAGGTCTTTAAAGACATGGAATTCTTGGGCTGGTACACAACTGGGGGTCCCCCTGACCAGTCAGATATTCACATTCACAAGCAG GTGTGTGAGATCATTGAGAGCCCTCTTTTCCTCAAGCTCAACCCAATGACCAAACATACAGAT CTACCTGTTAGCGTATACGAGTCTGTGATTGACATAATAAGTGGCGAG GCTACTATGTTGTTTGCTGAGCTGACATACACCCTAGCcacagaggaggcagagagaaTTGGTGTTGACCATGTAGCTCGCATGACAGCCACCGGCACAGGGGAAAACTCAACAG TGGCTGAACATCTTATAGCCCAGCATAGTGCCGTGAAGATGCTTCACAGCAGGGTAAAGATCATTCTGGAATATGTCAAATCAGTGGAAGCAG GACGGGTGCCATTTAACCACGAGATCCTTCGAGAAACCAACGCTTTGTGCCATAGACTGCCAGTCCTCAGCACTGTTAAATTTAAAACAGATTTCTATGAT CAATGTAACGACGTCGGCCTAATGACCTACCTGGGCACCATCACCAAGACCTGCAACaccatgaatcagttcatcaacaAGTTCAACGTCCTGTATGACAGACAGGGCATCGGCCGCAGGATGAGAGGACTGTTCTTTTGA